One window of the Bubalus bubalis isolate 160015118507 breed Murrah chromosome 8, NDDB_SH_1, whole genome shotgun sequence genome contains the following:
- the TAS2R3 gene encoding taste receptor type 2 member 3: protein MLRLSHMGFLVLTAIQFILGMLGNGFIGWVNGSSWFKSKRISLHDFVITNLAVSRIVLLWILLIDGVLLVFSPKLHDEGIIMQIIDVFWTCTNHLSIWLTTCLNVFYCLKVASFSHPMFLWLKWRVSRVVVWMLLSTLLLSCCSAISLIWEFKIYSVLGGTDRTGNMTELFRKKEKEYKLIHVLGTLWDLPPLVISLISYFLLILSLGRHMRQMHQDCASSRDLSTEAHRRAIRVILSFLFLFLLYYLSFSVLTSSYFLPATKMIAKIGEVIAMLYLAGHSYVLILGNSKLKQMFVAMLRCEPGCLKSGSKGSVYP from the coding sequence ATGTTGAGACTCAGCCATATGGGGTTTCTGGTTCTGACCGCCATTCAGTTCATCCTGGGAATGCTGGGGAATGGTTTCATAGGGTGGGTCAATGGCAGCAGCTGGTTCAAGAGCAAGAGGATCTCTTTGCATGACTTCGTTATCACTAACCTGGCTGTCTCCAGGATTGTTTTGCTGTGGATTCTCTTGATCGATGGTGTTTTACTGGTGTTCTCTCCCAAACTACATGATGAAGGGATAATCATGCAAATTATTGATGTTTTCTGGACATGTACAAACCATCTGAGCATTTGGCTTACCACCTGTCTCAATGTCTTCTACTGCCTGAAAGTGGCCAGTTTCTCCCATCCTATGTTCCTCTGGCTCAAATGGAGAGTTTCCAGGGTGGTTGTGTGGATGCTGTTGAGTACTTTGCTGTTATCATGTTGCAGTGCCATCTCTCTGATCTGGGAATTTAAGATCTATTCTGTTCTTGGTGGAACTGATAGAACCGGGAATATGACTGAGctctttagaaagaaagaaaaagaatataaactgaTCCATGTTCTTGGGACTCTGTGGGACCTCCCTCCCCTAGTCATATCGCTAATCTCCTACTTTCTGCTTATCCTCTCCCTGGGGAGGCATATGCGGCAGATGCATCAAGACTGTGCCAGTTCCAGAGATCTCAGTACCGAGGCCCACAGGAGGGCCATCAGAgtcatcctctccttcctctttctcttcctactctactatctttccttttctgttttaacaTCCAGTTATTTCTTACCAGCAACTAAAATGATTGCAAAGATTGGAGAAGTAATTGCAATGTTATATCTTGCTGGCCACTCCTATGTTCTCATTCTGGGAAATAGCAAGCTGAAGCAGATGTTTGTGGCGATGCTCCGGTGTGAGCCTGGTTGTCTGAAGTCTGGATCCAAGGGATCTGTTTATCCATAG